In a genomic window of Candidatus Thiothrix sulfatifontis:
- the ybgF gene encoding tol-pal system protein YbgF produces the protein MQNQLNRSVLGALVATLLAVSPVGAAPLSDEAAVQLLQRVNELEQELRNLRGDNEKLQNELEIVQKSQRDTFQQVDERIEKLQDASPDTAAQADKAEPTPDKVLDNTDVDALKAKETKPDPNGFYSYGTDKSDDKNPPAGAGKITDTKVDSPADKTAELPGLPSANKAPDSSTTADKTPAPEREERSVYDDAFKTLLQDPKEAVPEFRAFLKDYPKSPLASSAQYWVGEALYAEKDFKGAIEEFLVVLKEHKGSDKAPDAALKLGYSFYELKDWEKARKTLQDVISFFPDNAETRKLAQERLDQMKTEGH, from the coding sequence ATGCAAAACCAGCTAAACCGCAGCGTCCTCGGCGCTCTGGTCGCTACGCTGCTGGCGGTTTCCCCTGTCGGAGCAGCACCGCTCTCGGATGAGGCTGCGGTGCAATTACTGCAACGGGTCAATGAACTGGAGCAGGAATTACGCAACCTACGCGGTGACAATGAAAAACTGCAAAATGAGTTAGAAATCGTGCAGAAAAGTCAGCGCGACACCTTTCAACAAGTCGACGAACGCATTGAAAAACTGCAAGACGCCAGCCCAGACACAGCGGCTCAAGCAGACAAAGCCGAACCCACGCCAGACAAAGTGCTCGATAACACCGATGTAGACGCGCTCAAAGCCAAAGAAACCAAACCCGACCCCAACGGTTTCTACAGCTACGGCACCGACAAGTCAGATGACAAAAACCCACCGGCTGGTGCGGGTAAAATCACCGACACCAAGGTCGATAGTCCTGCTGACAAAACCGCTGAGTTACCCGGTTTACCCAGTGCAAACAAAGCGCCGGATTCCAGCACCACAGCGGATAAAACCCCAGCACCTGAACGCGAGGAGCGCTCGGTGTATGACGACGCGTTTAAAACTTTGCTGCAAGACCCCAAAGAAGCCGTGCCGGAATTTCGCGCTTTTCTCAAGGACTATCCCAAAAGTCCGCTGGCTTCCAGCGCACAGTATTGGGTAGGCGAAGCGCTGTACGCTGAAAAAGACTTCAAAGGCGCGATTGAAGAGTTTTTAGTGGTACTCAAAGAGCACAAAGGCAGCGACAAAGCGCCCGATGCCGCCCTCAAACTCGGCTACAGTTTTTACGAACTGAAAGACTGGGAAAAAGCCCGCAAAACCTTGCAAGACGTGATCAGCTTCTTCCCGGATAACGCCGAAACCCGCAAACTGGCGCAAGAGCGCTTGGATCAAATGAAGACCGAGGGGCATTAA
- the ybgC gene encoding tol-pal system-associated acyl-CoA thioesterase, with the protein MNEFIFPVRVYYEDTDAGGVVYHANYLRFMERARTEWLRTLGFEQDTLAQELNAVFVVAGLEIAYRKPARFNDALLVNAKIDTIGRASLLFKQEIWREGSNNSRELLTTASVKVVCVNMGTFRSMTIPTAIRELLQ; encoded by the coding sequence TTGAATGAATTTATCTTCCCGGTACGGGTGTATTACGAAGACACCGATGCCGGTGGGGTGGTGTATCACGCCAATTACCTGCGTTTTATGGAACGCGCCCGCACCGAATGGCTGCGCACCTTAGGCTTTGAACAAGACACATTGGCACAAGAATTGAATGCCGTTTTCGTGGTGGCTGGACTGGAAATTGCGTACCGCAAGCCCGCCCGCTTCAATGATGCTTTGTTGGTTAACGCCAAAATCGACACCATCGGGCGTGCTAGTTTACTATTCAAGCAAGAAATTTGGCGCGAAGGCAGCAATAATTCGCGTGAACTCTTGACAACTGCCAGCGTCAAAGTAGTCTGTGTCAATATGGGCACCTTTCGTTCAATGACAATTCCGACAGCAATCAGGGAACTCCTTCAGTGA
- the tolB gene encoding Tol-Pal system beta propeller repeat protein TolB produces MHMKTTLLASALLVTGLGLPVTSSAEELFSRIDIDATVGETSIIVMPFSPMSKVIEADLQRSGRFALMDPARAGGNFSPDALRVTGAEYAVVGTHSGEMNLQLVNLRTGQVAGAFRIPTHPNERRMAHKAADLVFEKLTGVKGAFDTRIAYVSASGPAKNQTYQLIVSDADGFTPRTIVSSRKPVMSPSWSPDGKQVAYVSYETGRPVVYAQDLASGGKRTVSDPNRSSISPSWSPDGRSIAYSVAERGNYNIVVSGANGDGARQITNTRGINAEPQWADSNTIVFTSDRSGQPQLYKTTANGGSESRMSFSGGYNAGASIAGNSVAMVRQNGGTSSITIMDAATKQERTISRGTQDDSPAISPNGMMVLYATDAGGRNSLAVASDNGKAHQSLYSQAGDVRDPAWSPYLD; encoded by the coding sequence ATGCACATGAAAACAACCTTACTCGCATCTGCCCTACTCGTCACAGGGCTTGGCTTACCCGTTACCTCTTCGGCGGAAGAGTTATTCTCACGCATCGACATTGATGCCACCGTCGGTGAAACCAGCATTATTGTGATGCCGTTCAGCCCCATGTCCAAAGTCATCGAAGCTGACCTGCAACGCAGTGGGCGCTTCGCGCTGATGGATCCGGCACGGGCGGGTGGCAATTTCTCCCCCGACGCTTTGCGTGTCACGGGCGCAGAATACGCCGTGGTCGGCACTCACAGCGGTGAGATGAATCTGCAACTGGTCAACCTGCGTACCGGGCAAGTGGCTGGTGCTTTCCGCATTCCCACGCACCCGAATGAACGGCGCATGGCACACAAAGCCGCCGACTTGGTGTTTGAAAAACTTACCGGGGTGAAGGGCGCATTCGACACGCGGATTGCTTACGTTTCCGCCAGCGGGCCCGCCAAAAATCAAACCTACCAGTTGATCGTCTCGGATGCGGATGGCTTTACCCCGCGCACCATCGTTTCTTCGCGCAAACCCGTGATGTCCCCCAGTTGGTCGCCGGATGGCAAGCAAGTGGCGTATGTTTCCTACGAAACGGGGCGTCCGGTGGTTTATGCGCAAGATTTAGCATCCGGTGGCAAGCGCACCGTTTCTGACCCGAACCGCTCCAGCATTTCCCCGTCTTGGTCGCCGGATGGTCGCTCGATTGCTTACAGTGTTGCCGAACGCGGTAATTACAATATCGTGGTCAGCGGCGCGAATGGCGATGGCGCACGCCAAATTACCAACACACGCGGCATTAATGCCGAGCCACAATGGGCCGACAGCAATACCATTGTGTTTACATCTGACCGCAGCGGACAACCGCAACTCTACAAAACCACCGCGAATGGTGGCAGCGAAAGCCGGATGTCATTCAGCGGCGGCTACAATGCCGGAGCCAGCATTGCGGGCAATAGCGTCGCGATGGTGCGGCAAAACGGCGGCACATCCAGCATCACCATTATGGATGCCGCCACCAAACAGGAACGCACCATTTCACGCGGCACCCAAGACGATTCCCCTGCCATCTCCCCCAATGGCATGATGGTGTTGTACGCGACGGATGCCGGTGGGCGTAACTCCTTGGCAGTCGCCAGTGACAATGGCAAAGCCCACCAAAGCCTGTATTCACAGGCGGGCGATGTACGCGACCCCGCATGGTCGCCCTATCTTGATTAA
- the pal gene encoding peptidoglycan-associated lipoprotein Pal, giving the protein MKMKTLAFSALIAALSITGCQQVPPNAAGTGGTAGGGYGTGGGTAGGGYGTGGYGTGGNYGNGYGTGTGTGQYTPAELRNPSSILAQRVIYFDLDRADIKPEYMNVLNAHASLLAAYPNLRVRLEGHADERGSREYNVALSERRGYSVLDYMQVKGTSSNQMEVIGYGEEVPAVFGHNESAWGKNRRVEIKYAGE; this is encoded by the coding sequence ATGAAAATGAAAACATTGGCTTTTTCAGCCCTGATTGCTGCGTTGAGCATCACCGGGTGTCAACAAGTGCCACCGAATGCCGCTGGCACGGGTGGCACTGCTGGCGGTGGTTACGGCACAGGTGGCGGTACCGCAGGCGGTGGTTACGGCACGGGCGGCTACGGCACAGGTGGTAATTACGGCAATGGCTACGGCACCGGGACTGGCACGGGTCAATACACCCCGGCAGAGCTGCGCAACCCTAGCAGCATTCTGGCGCAACGGGTTATTTATTTCGATCTCGACCGCGCTGACATCAAGCCGGAATACATGAACGTCCTCAATGCTCATGCTTCTTTGCTGGCTGCCTACCCTAATTTGCGGGTACGTTTGGAAGGCCATGCGGATGAACGCGGCTCACGCGAATACAACGTTGCCTTGTCGGAGCGTCGGGGCTATTCGGTACTCGATTACATGCAAGTCAAAGGCACTAGCAGCAACCAGATGGAAGTCATCGGTTACGGCGAAGAAGTTCCGGCGGTTTTCGGGCACAATGAAAGCGCGTGGGGTAAAAACCGCCGCGTCGAAATCAAATATGCCGGAGAATAA
- the tolR gene encoding protein TolR — translation MSSPRRRRKIMAEMNVVPYIDVMLVLLVIFMVTAPIMQTGVTVDAPDAQAEPLDANNQQEPLTISVDASGKLFLDDGSEVPAANVTAYVSSQLDAKAERPVYVKADSTVEYRHLMNAMVAVQQAGAKKIGLMADPAPPDQP, via the coding sequence ATGAGTAGCCCGCGTCGTCGCCGTAAAATCATGGCAGAAATGAACGTGGTGCCTTACATCGACGTCATGTTGGTGTTGCTGGTTATCTTCATGGTGACAGCCCCGATTATGCAAACCGGCGTGACCGTCGACGCCCCCGATGCCCAAGCCGAGCCGCTGGATGCCAACAATCAACAAGAACCGCTCACCATCTCGGTCGACGCCAGCGGCAAATTGTTTCTGGATGACGGCTCAGAAGTCCCGGCTGCCAACGTTACCGCCTACGTCAGCAGCCAATTGGACGCCAAAGCCGAGCGCCCCGTTTACGTCAAGGCCGACAGCACGGTCGAATACCGGCATTTAATGAATGCGATGGTCGCCGTTCAACAAGCCGGTGCAAAAAAAATCGGCCTGATGGCTGACCCTGCACCGCCCGACCAACCGTGA
- the tolA gene encoding cell envelope integrity protein TolA gives MFKEIRNKPQALFWAILLHVLIVGVLLLSFQWTDRPETAESKAVEVTLPDAPIPPEAEPNTSEPERTALTATEDASPEKAEPTKADAAAEAKAEEQAQQQAIIAAAAVTAAAQAKQQADAQRKALAATKAKEAEREQAAADKAAKAKEAAREQSAAARQEAAAEERAKAEARRRAEARAETRRAALAAEKEAERKQANAANKAKAEAEAKALAEKKAREKSKAEAAAEAKAEARAEAAAQAKAKAKAEAAEKAEAEATAKAKSEALARKKADAEEAQLAADRERWKAAEAKRKAAEEDARRAAAAAANAGPSNSELNAARAAWKAAVNRKIKGNWNKPGERFGMSATIRLGISPSGGIRRFTLSCDGSTAFCESIKAAVQRSDPFPRPEYQELYNDTHVITMD, from the coding sequence ATGTTTAAAGAAATACGTAACAAACCACAAGCACTCTTCTGGGCCATTCTGCTGCACGTCCTGATCGTCGGCGTGTTACTGCTCAGTTTTCAATGGACCGACCGACCAGAGACCGCCGAAAGCAAAGCCGTCGAAGTCACGCTGCCCGACGCCCCCATTCCCCCCGAAGCGGAACCCAATACCAGCGAACCAGAACGCACCGCATTAACCGCGACAGAAGATGCCTCCCCCGAAAAAGCCGAGCCAACCAAGGCTGATGCAGCAGCGGAGGCAAAAGCGGAAGAGCAAGCCCAGCAACAAGCCATCATCGCGGCAGCGGCGGTCACTGCGGCAGCACAAGCCAAGCAGCAAGCCGACGCACAACGCAAAGCACTGGCAGCAACCAAAGCCAAAGAAGCCGAACGCGAACAAGCAGCCGCTGACAAAGCCGCCAAAGCCAAAGAAGCCGCTCGTGAACAATCCGCCGCCGCGCGGCAGGAAGCCGCCGCCGAAGAACGCGCCAAAGCCGAAGCACGTCGCCGGGCAGAAGCCAGAGCCGAAACCCGCCGTGCAGCCCTAGCCGCCGAAAAAGAAGCCGAACGCAAACAAGCCAATGCAGCCAACAAAGCCAAGGCAGAAGCCGAAGCGAAAGCGTTGGCAGAAAAGAAAGCCCGCGAAAAAAGCAAAGCCGAAGCCGCTGCGGAAGCCAAAGCCGAGGCAAGGGCTGAAGCAGCAGCACAGGCCAAAGCTAAGGCAAAAGCCGAAGCAGCGGAAAAAGCAGAGGCCGAAGCAACCGCCAAAGCCAAATCCGAAGCGCTTGCCCGTAAAAAAGCCGACGCCGAAGAAGCGCAATTGGCGGCTGACCGTGAACGCTGGAAAGCCGCCGAAGCCAAACGCAAAGCCGCTGAAGAAGACGCCCGCCGTGCCGCCGCAGCCGCTGCCAATGCAGGCCCTAGCAACAGCGAATTGAACGCCGCCCGCGCCGCATGGAAAGCTGCCGTCAACCGCAAAATCAAAGGCAACTGGAACAAACCCGGCGAACGCTTCGGCATGTCTGCCACCATTCGCCTTGGCATTAGCCCATCGGGTGGCATCCGGCGTTTCACCTTGTCTTGTGATGGCAGCACCGCGTTTTGCGAGTCGATCAAAGCGGCGGTGCAGCGTTCCGACCCGTTTCCACGTCCCGAATACCAAGAACTGTACAACGATACTCACGTTATCACGATGGATTAA
- the tolQ gene encoding protein TolQ: MTTDLSILKLIMDASLVVKIVMILLVLASLLSWTLIMVKSSTINSTQSNVTQFEERFWSGVSLNSLYEELSQKTQRRGLERIFYDGFHEYKRALNTDPTSRLSVTDSVQRSMRVAASKEVDELERNLAFLATVGSTSPYVGLFGTVWGIMNSFISLGQMQQATLGVVAPGIAEALIATAIGLFAAIPAVIAYNRFSDKIDRLVVSYDNFREEFTALLERHAVTQRKLA; this comes from the coding sequence GTGACAACAGACCTCTCCATACTCAAGCTGATCATGGATGCCAGCTTGGTCGTCAAAATCGTAATGATCTTACTCGTCTTGGCTTCACTGCTATCTTGGACGCTGATTATGGTGAAATCCAGCACCATTAACAGCACCCAAAGCAATGTCACCCAATTTGAAGAACGCTTCTGGAGCGGGGTTTCACTGAACTCCTTGTACGAAGAGTTGTCTCAGAAAACACAGCGGCGTGGGCTGGAGCGAATTTTTTACGACGGCTTTCACGAATACAAACGCGCCCTTAACACCGACCCGACCTCACGACTCTCGGTCACGGATTCGGTACAACGCTCCATGCGCGTTGCCGCCTCCAAAGAAGTCGATGAGTTGGAAAGGAATTTAGCGTTTTTGGCTACCGTCGGCTCAACCAGCCCGTATGTCGGTTTGTTTGGCACGGTATGGGGAATCATGAACTCGTTTATTTCACTCGGACAAATGCAGCAAGCGACCCTCGGCGTGGTTGCCCCCGGCATTGCGGAAGCGCTGATTGCGACCGCGATTGGTCTGTTTGCGGCCATTCCTGCGGTCATTGCTTATAACCGTTTCAGTGACAAAATCGACCGTTTGGTGGTGAGTTACGACAATTTCCGCGAAGAATTCACCGCCCTGCTGGAACGCCATGCTGTTACCCAAAGGAAACTGGCATGA
- the ruvB gene encoding Holliday junction branch migration DNA helicase RuvB, translated as MEKPAAHILSPQHQREETTIDEHIRPRRLQDYIGQPVVREQMEIFIHAARHRGEALDHVLIFGPPGLGKTTLSHIIAHEMGANLRQTSGPVLEKAGDLAALLTNLEPHDVLFIDEIHRLSPMVEEILYPALEDFQLDIMIGEGPAARSIKLDLPPFTLVGATTRAGLLTSPLRDRFGIVQRLEFYNVDDLAYIVQRAASIIGANIDAGGAQEIARRSRGTPRIANRLLRRVRDYVQVKGNGIIDTEMADKALNMLNVDNQGFDHMDRRLLLAVMEKFDGGPVGVDSLAAAIGEERGTIEDVLEPFLIQQGFLMRTPRGRVATRHAWQHFGLNIPARFNVNATPADQAGNSFDLFE; from the coding sequence ATGGAAAAACCCGCAGCGCACATCCTCTCGCCACAACATCAGCGCGAAGAAACCACCATTGATGAGCACATCCGCCCGCGCCGCTTGCAAGACTACATTGGGCAACCCGTGGTGCGCGAACAAATGGAAATTTTCATTCATGCCGCCCGTCATCGCGGCGAAGCCTTGGATCACGTCCTGATTTTTGGTCCACCAGGGCTAGGCAAAACCACACTCTCCCACATTATCGCGCATGAAATGGGTGCTAACCTGCGTCAAACTTCCGGGCCAGTTTTGGAAAAAGCGGGGGATCTCGCCGCCTTGCTGACCAACCTCGAACCGCACGATGTGTTGTTTATCGACGAAATCCACCGCCTCAGCCCGATGGTGGAAGAAATTCTTTACCCCGCTTTAGAAGATTTCCAACTCGATATTATGATTGGGGAAGGCCCCGCTGCACGTTCCATTAAGCTTGACCTGCCGCCCTTTACCCTCGTGGGCGCGACGACGCGGGCAGGCTTGCTGACCTCGCCATTGCGGGATCGCTTCGGGATTGTGCAACGCCTGGAATTTTACAATGTTGATGATTTAGCCTACATCGTGCAACGCGCCGCCAGCATCATTGGCGCCAATATCGACGCCGGTGGAGCGCAAGAAATCGCCCGCCGTTCACGCGGCACACCGCGCATTGCCAACCGCTTGTTGCGCCGAGTGCGCGATTACGTGCAAGTCAAAGGCAATGGCATTATTGACACGGAAATGGCAGACAAAGCCCTGAATATGCTCAATGTGGATAATCAAGGTTTCGACCACATGGACCGCCGCCTGCTATTAGCCGTGATGGAAAAATTCGACGGTGGCCCCGTGGGTGTAGACAGCCTCGCCGCCGCGATTGGTGAAGAACGCGGCACGATTGAAGACGTGCTCGAACCCTTCCTCATCCAACAAGGCTTTTTAATGCGAACCCCGCGTGGGCGAGTCGCGACCCGCCATGCATGGCAACACTTTGGGCTGAATATTCCCGCCCGTTTCAACGTAAACGCGACTCCAGCGGATCAAGCAGGCAACAGTTTTGACTTATTTGAATGA